The Kitasatospora paranensis genome has a window encoding:
- a CDS encoding ABC transporter ATP-binding protein, producing the protein MSLVLSDVTLTYPDGDTRLTALDRVSLRVPPGSLTAVVGPSGSGKSSLLAVAATLIRPDSGQVVVDGTDTAGLAPAALTALRRRSIGIVFQQPNLLAALTAVEQLQVMAHLDGRPPREARARALDLLAAVGLSGQAGRRPGQLSGGQRQRVTIARALMNEPRVLLVDEPTSALDHERGAAVVELLAALVRERGTAAVLVTHDRSHLAVADQVAEVGDGRLRVVTAQVAAPAAG; encoded by the coding sequence ATGAGCCTCGTCCTGTCCGATGTCACCCTGACCTACCCCGACGGCGACACCCGCCTGACCGCGCTCGACCGGGTCTCCCTCCGGGTGCCGCCCGGGAGCCTGACCGCGGTGGTCGGCCCCTCCGGCTCCGGCAAGTCCAGCCTGCTCGCGGTCGCCGCCACGCTGATCCGCCCCGACTCCGGCCAGGTGGTCGTGGACGGCACCGACACGGCCGGCCTGGCCCCGGCCGCGCTGACCGCGCTGCGCCGCCGCAGCATCGGCATCGTCTTCCAGCAGCCCAACCTGCTGGCCGCGCTGACCGCCGTCGAACAGCTCCAGGTGATGGCCCACCTGGACGGCCGGCCGCCGCGCGAGGCCCGCGCCCGCGCGCTCGACCTGCTGGCCGCCGTCGGGCTGTCCGGGCAGGCCGGCCGCCGGCCCGGGCAGCTGTCCGGCGGCCAGCGCCAGCGCGTCACGATCGCCCGGGCGCTGATGAACGAGCCGCGGGTGCTGCTGGTGGACGAGCCGACCAGCGCCCTCGACCACGAGCGCGGCGCCGCGGTGGTCGAGCTGCTCGCCGCGCTCGTACGCGAGCGGGGCACCGCCGCCGTGCTGGTCACCCACGACCGCTCGCACCTGGCCGTGGCCGACCAGGTGGCCGAGGTCGGCGACGGGCGGCTGCGGGTGGTGACCGCCCAGGTCGCCGCCCCGGCCGCCGGATAG
- a CDS encoding TIGR03364 family FAD-dependent oxidoreductase yields the protein MRVIVVGAGVLGTMHAWQAVERGHEVVHLERESEARGASVRNFGLVWVGGRAAGEELATALRARTLWEQIGARVPGLWFRPDGSLTVVRTEAELAVAEQALKLPDAAERGYRLLDAAETRAANPALRGRHLGALLCERDAAVEPRLAQPALRAALEATGRYTFLPGREVRDVVGERAVRDDHGQLHEGDLVVLCTGAWLGGLVRELAPELPVRRVRLQMMQTDPLDEPLTTSVADGDSFRYYPAYGGTALDALRAEQPQTAVAAEHRMQLLMVQRQDGGLTIGDTHEYDQPFGFDVVEDPYEHLAAVAEELLGRPLPRIRRRWAGVYAQCTDTTRVVHREQLRDGVWLVTGPGGRGMTCSPAIAETTAHLANL from the coding sequence ATGAGAGTCATCGTCGTAGGAGCGGGCGTGCTGGGCACCATGCACGCCTGGCAGGCCGTCGAACGCGGCCACGAGGTCGTCCACCTGGAGCGCGAGAGCGAGGCGCGCGGCGCCTCCGTCCGCAACTTCGGCCTGGTCTGGGTCGGCGGCCGGGCGGCCGGCGAGGAACTCGCCACCGCGCTGCGCGCCCGCACCCTGTGGGAGCAGATCGGCGCCCGCGTCCCCGGCCTGTGGTTCCGGCCCGACGGATCGCTCACGGTCGTCCGCACCGAGGCCGAACTCGCCGTCGCCGAACAGGCGCTGAAGCTGCCCGACGCCGCCGAACGCGGCTACCGGCTGCTGGACGCCGCCGAGACCAGGGCTGCCAACCCGGCCCTGCGCGGGCGCCACCTCGGCGCGCTGCTGTGCGAGCGGGACGCCGCCGTCGAGCCCCGCCTCGCCCAGCCCGCCCTGCGCGCCGCCCTGGAGGCCACCGGCCGCTACACTTTCCTGCCCGGCCGCGAGGTCCGCGACGTGGTCGGCGAGCGCGCCGTCCGCGACGACCACGGACAGCTCCACGAGGGCGACCTGGTCGTCCTCTGCACCGGCGCCTGGCTCGGCGGCCTCGTCCGCGAGCTCGCCCCCGAACTCCCCGTCCGCCGCGTCCGGTTGCAGATGATGCAGACCGACCCGCTCGACGAGCCGCTGACCACCTCGGTCGCCGACGGCGACAGCTTCCGGTACTACCCGGCCTACGGCGGCACCGCCCTCGACGCCCTGCGCGCGGAGCAGCCGCAGACCGCGGTCGCCGCCGAGCACCGGATGCAGCTGCTGATGGTCCAGCGCCAGGACGGCGGCCTGACGATCGGTGACACCCACGAGTACGACCAGCCGTTCGGCTTCGACGTCGTCGAGGACCCGTACGAGCACCTCGCCGCCGTCGCCGAGGAACTGCTCGGCCGGCCGCTGCCGAGGATCCGCCGCCGCTGGGCCGGCGTGTACGCCCAGTGCACCGACACCACCCGCGTCGTCCACCGCGAGCAGCTGCGCGACGGCGTCTGGTTGGTCACCGGACCGGGCGGGCGCGGCATGACCTGCTCCCCGGCGATCGCCGAGACCACCGCCCACCTCGCCAACCTCTGA
- a CDS encoding phosphonatase-like hydrolase: MSTDIRLVVLDMAGTTVADDGLVEQAFHAAARTLGVEDGSPEHAGMLAHVRATMGESKISVFRHLFGDEDHAQRANRAFEQAYHDLVDAGHCAALPGAEEAVRELRAAGRTVVLTTGFSRATQDRILDALGWQGLADLTLCPAEAGRGRPFPDLVLTALLRTGTESVRQIAVAGDTGYDMLTGTRSGAPVVAGVLTGAHGEERLRADGATHVLASVAELPGLLAG, translated from the coding sequence ATGAGCACCGACATCCGCCTCGTCGTCCTCGACATGGCCGGCACCACCGTCGCCGACGACGGCCTCGTCGAGCAGGCCTTCCACGCCGCAGCCCGCACCCTCGGCGTCGAGGACGGCAGCCCCGAGCACGCGGGCATGCTCGCCCACGTCCGCGCCACCATGGGCGAGTCCAAGATTTCCGTCTTCCGCCACCTGTTCGGCGACGAGGACCACGCCCAGCGGGCCAACCGGGCCTTCGAGCAGGCGTACCACGACCTGGTCGACGCCGGGCACTGCGCCGCGCTGCCCGGCGCCGAGGAGGCCGTCCGTGAACTGCGCGCGGCCGGCCGCACCGTCGTCCTCACCACCGGCTTCTCCCGGGCCACTCAGGACCGCATCCTGGACGCGCTGGGCTGGCAGGGTCTCGCCGACCTCACCCTGTGCCCCGCCGAGGCGGGCCGCGGGCGGCCCTTCCCCGACCTGGTGCTCACCGCGCTGCTGCGCACCGGCACCGAGTCCGTCCGGCAGATCGCGGTGGCCGGCGACACCGGCTACGACATGCTCACCGGCACCCGCTCCGGCGCCCCGGTGGTGGCCGGCGTGCTCACCGGTGCGCACGGCGAGGAGCGGCTGCGCGCCGACGGCGCCACCCACGTGCTGGCCTCGGTGGCCGAGCTGCCCGGGCTGCTCGCGGGCTGA
- a CDS encoding glycoside hydrolase family 3 N-terminal domain-containing protein, translating to MTPRTRYLVVCLLTALAACGTPPRPAGGPTPAAAPSPAAAPSATTTQGSAVPPITPPAAASPTPAPTAAQLAGRRIVYSYPGPVPPQDLLDAVREGRAGGVIFFSDNTIDPAAFAAAVRQLRQAQQQSPVRWPLLLMTDQEGGRVRRLSGAPELSARQVSEAADPVRAAAEAGAGAGRNLAAAGLNVNLAPVLDVYAAPGNFIDAKQRSFGKDPGDVGMLTAAFTAAQHREGVAGTVKHFPGLGTAPAGANTDEGPVTLADPLTELREVGEAPYPAAIAAGAGLVMLSWAVYPALDAERPAGLSPTVVQQELRGRIGFTGVTVSDALEAGSLAAFGGTGQRAVAAAAAGVDLLLCSGRDTAQGLRAAEALADALADGTLARDGFTAAVDRIDALRAGLR from the coding sequence GTGACGCCGCGTACCCGGTACCTGGTCGTGTGCCTGCTGACGGCGCTCGCCGCCTGCGGTACGCCGCCGCGGCCGGCGGGCGGGCCGACGCCCGCGGCCGCGCCCTCCCCGGCGGCCGCCCCGTCCGCCACCACCACCCAGGGATCGGCCGTGCCCCCGATCACCCCGCCCGCCGCCGCTTCGCCGACCCCTGCCCCGACCGCGGCGCAGCTGGCCGGGCGCCGGATCGTCTACTCCTACCCCGGCCCCGTGCCGCCCCAGGACCTGCTGGACGCCGTCCGGGAGGGGCGGGCCGGCGGCGTGATCTTCTTCAGCGACAACACCATCGACCCGGCCGCGTTCGCCGCTGCCGTCCGGCAGTTGCGCCAGGCCCAGCAGCAGAGCCCCGTCCGGTGGCCGCTGCTGCTGATGACCGACCAGGAGGGCGGCCGGGTGCGCCGGCTGAGCGGCGCGCCCGAACTGTCGGCCCGGCAGGTCTCCGAGGCCGCCGACCCCGTCCGGGCCGCCGCCGAGGCAGGGGCCGGCGCCGGACGCAACCTCGCCGCCGCCGGACTCAACGTCAACCTCGCCCCGGTGCTGGACGTCTACGCGGCCCCCGGCAACTTCATCGACGCCAAGCAGCGCTCGTTCGGGAAGGACCCGGGGGACGTCGGGATGCTGACCGCCGCGTTCACCGCGGCCCAGCACCGGGAGGGCGTCGCGGGCACCGTCAAGCACTTCCCGGGGCTCGGTACCGCGCCGGCCGGCGCCAACACCGACGAGGGTCCGGTCACGCTCGCCGACCCGCTCACGGAGCTGCGCGAGGTCGGCGAGGCGCCCTACCCGGCGGCCATCGCCGCCGGGGCCGGGCTGGTGATGCTCTCCTGGGCGGTCTACCCGGCGCTGGACGCCGAACGGCCCGCCGGGCTCTCGCCCACCGTCGTGCAGCAGGAGCTGCGCGGCAGGATCGGGTTCACCGGTGTCACCGTCTCCGACGCACTGGAGGCGGGCTCGCTGGCCGCCTTCGGCGGGACGGGGCAGCGGGCCGTCGCGGCGGCGGCCGCCGGCGTGGACCTCCTGCTCTGCTCGGGCCGCGACACCGCCCAGGGCCTGCGCGCCGCCGAGGCCCTCGCCGACGCGCTGGCCGACGGCACCCTGGCCCGTGACGGCTTCACCGCCGCGGTCGACCGGATCGACGCCCTCCGGGCCGGCCTGCGCTGA
- a CDS encoding phosphocholine-specific phospholipase C, with protein MPAAAARAATGAAGSIADVKHVVILMQENRSFDHYFGTLNGVRGFGDRQALQFPDGTDVFRQPDAGRSDGGVMLPYRMDTSKYNAQNAGGLAHDWATGHQAINGGAMNKWIAAKGERAMGYFTRADIPYQYALADAFTLCDAYYCSMAGPTDPNRLYLWTGTAGPGRDGTTGPWIDNTPVTDNPVADWTTYAERLQAAGVSWRVYHNPSKDDRTGDYDDNALSYFKQFHAFPATDPRYVNAMTKFDLTAFDQHCQDGTLPTVSWLVAPYLFCEHPSASPDYGAHWVDTALRSLTANPAVWQHTVFLVMYDENDGYFDHVPPPTPEPGTAEEYTQGRAIGLGNRVPLWVASPWSRGGWVNSQVFDHTSVLRFLELVTGVQEPNISAWRRAVCGDLTSCLDFTAPDWSVPQLPDTVALMAKADAGASLPAVQLPATGTQAMPVQESGGRPHRPLPYRPWADVAVDRTTGRVTCTMAEAGAVAFPFAVYPNIVYAFAGTPFTVAPGAASTYVWDASATDGRYDFSVHGPDGFVRRFAGTVVRAGQDDVAVPSVTASLTAQGVTLQLANDGRTEVSFTLVPNDYAGTAQTLWVGPGGRTSVTWPLDAAGRYDVVVTAGTGTRFLQRYAGTAH; from the coding sequence CTGCCCGCGGCCGCCGCCCGGGCCGCCACCGGCGCCGCCGGGTCGATCGCCGACGTGAAGCACGTGGTGATCCTGATGCAGGAGAACCGCTCCTTCGACCACTACTTCGGCACCCTGAACGGTGTCCGGGGCTTCGGCGACCGGCAGGCGCTGCAGTTCCCCGACGGCACCGACGTGTTCCGCCAGCCGGACGCCGGGCGCAGCGACGGCGGCGTGATGCTGCCGTACCGGATGGACACCTCGAAGTACAACGCGCAGAACGCCGGGGGCCTGGCCCACGACTGGGCCACCGGGCACCAGGCGATCAACGGCGGCGCGATGAACAAGTGGATCGCCGCCAAGGGCGAGCGCGCGATGGGCTACTTCACCCGCGCGGACATCCCCTACCAGTACGCGCTGGCCGACGCGTTCACGCTCTGCGACGCCTACTACTGCTCGATGGCCGGCCCCACCGACCCGAACCGGCTGTACCTGTGGACGGGCACCGCCGGCCCCGGCCGGGACGGCACCACCGGCCCGTGGATCGACAACACCCCGGTCACCGACAACCCGGTGGCGGACTGGACGACCTACGCCGAGCGGCTGCAGGCCGCCGGGGTGAGCTGGCGGGTCTACCACAACCCGAGCAAGGACGACCGGACGGGCGACTACGACGACAACGCCCTCTCGTACTTCAAGCAGTTCCACGCCTTCCCGGCGACCGACCCGCGGTACGTCAACGCGATGACGAAGTTCGACCTCACCGCGTTCGACCAGCACTGCCAGGACGGCACGCTGCCCACCGTGTCCTGGCTGGTCGCGCCCTACCTGTTCTGCGAACACCCCAGCGCCAGCCCGGACTACGGTGCGCACTGGGTGGACACGGCGCTCCGCTCGCTGACGGCCAACCCGGCGGTCTGGCAGCACACCGTGTTCCTGGTGATGTACGACGAGAACGACGGCTACTTCGACCACGTGCCGCCGCCCACGCCGGAGCCGGGGACGGCCGAGGAGTACACCCAGGGCCGGGCGATCGGCCTGGGCAACCGGGTGCCGCTCTGGGTCGCCTCGCCGTGGTCGCGCGGCGGCTGGGTGAACTCGCAGGTGTTCGACCACACCTCGGTGCTGCGCTTCCTGGAGCTGGTGACGGGGGTGCAGGAGCCCAACATCTCGGCATGGCGGCGGGCCGTCTGCGGCGACCTGACCAGCTGCCTGGACTTCACCGCGCCGGACTGGTCGGTGCCGCAACTGCCGGACACCGTGGCGCTGATGGCGAAGGCGGACGCCGGGGCCTCGCTGCCGGCGGTACAGCTCCCGGCGACGGGCACCCAGGCGATGCCCGTCCAGGAGTCCGGTGGCCGGCCGCACCGCCCGCTGCCGTACCGGCCGTGGGCGGACGTGGCCGTGGACCGCACCACCGGCCGGGTCACCTGCACGATGGCCGAGGCGGGCGCGGTGGCCTTCCCGTTCGCCGTCTACCCGAACATCGTGTACGCCTTCGCCGGCACGCCGTTCACGGTGGCCCCCGGTGCCGCGTCGACGTACGTCTGGGACGCCTCGGCGACCGACGGCCGGTACGACTTCTCGGTGCACGGCCCGGACGGGTTCGTGCGCCGCTTCGCCGGGACGGTCGTCCGCGCCGGGCAGGACGACGTGGCCGTGCCGTCCGTGACGGCGTCCCTCACGGCCCAGGGCGTCACCCTCCAGCTCGCCAACGACGGCCGCACCGAGGTCTCCTTCACGCTGGTGCCGAACGACTACGCGGGCACCGCGCAGACTCTCTGGGTCGGCCCGGGCGGGCGGACGTCGGTGACCTGGCCGCTGGACGCGGCCGGCCGCTACGACGTGGTCGTGACGGCGGGGACGGGCACCCGGTTCCTCCAGCGGTACGCGGGCACCGCGCACTGA
- a CDS encoding endonuclease/exonuclease/phosphatase family protein yields MATGSSLVLSTPSSPTEGDKLTFHWSTSAPDPKNWVGIYDGTRQPGTGSSLLWKYTPGGSGDVQLDTSALTGGPYTAYLLAKDGYGILAQTAPFSFRPKPAAPRPHSAVDALTATAVAPGAAVSVKLGGLWVKGTGTPAYRKVSGDAWLSVAADGTVSGTAPAAQAHPAVVTVGVKDPSGAVDTVTVQVPVRDPAGPIALKAATWNLANAGAAFTDAVEKQLRAVLTQGLDVLALQETAGSAAQNLATALGWYAYQSAGSVGILSRYPLTAVTTPTTALPAAAATLQLPGGRSVRFWAAHLDESGYGPYAVQDGQSAAAVAAAETASTRGQQARALAAAVQADIATGVPVVLAADLASPRTSTGRGPGPARARLAGDGGPPGRRADRRLPPRAPRPGGLARRHLVADQGGARQQAGAAGPDRPGPVRGAARPGGGAHPRHRLAPGRAERRRQRLAERHRRRRRHLHPLRGSAMTPSSAAAVSSAPPPRPARPPPSACPRPPPGPPPAPPGRSPT; encoded by the coding sequence GTGGCGACCGGATCATCCCTCGTCCTCAGTACTCCCAGCAGTCCGACCGAGGGCGACAAGCTCACCTTCCACTGGTCGACCTCCGCGCCCGACCCGAAGAACTGGGTGGGCATCTACGACGGGACGCGGCAGCCCGGCACCGGCTCCTCGCTGCTGTGGAAGTACACCCCCGGCGGCAGCGGCGACGTCCAGCTGGACACCTCCGCGCTGACCGGCGGGCCGTACACCGCCTACCTGCTGGCCAAGGACGGCTACGGGATCCTCGCGCAGACGGCACCGTTCTCGTTCCGCCCCAAGCCGGCCGCGCCGCGTCCGCACAGCGCCGTGGACGCGCTGACGGCCACGGCCGTGGCGCCCGGCGCGGCCGTCTCGGTGAAGCTCGGCGGGCTGTGGGTCAAGGGCACCGGCACCCCCGCGTACCGGAAGGTCTCCGGTGACGCCTGGCTGTCGGTGGCGGCCGACGGGACCGTGAGCGGCACCGCGCCCGCCGCCCAGGCGCACCCCGCCGTGGTCACCGTGGGCGTCAAGGACCCGTCCGGCGCCGTCGACACGGTGACCGTGCAGGTCCCCGTCCGCGACCCGGCCGGGCCGATCGCCCTCAAAGCCGCCACCTGGAACCTGGCCAACGCCGGGGCCGCCTTCACGGACGCCGTCGAGAAGCAGCTGCGGGCCGTGCTCACCCAGGGGCTGGACGTCCTCGCCCTCCAGGAGACCGCCGGCAGCGCCGCGCAGAACCTCGCCACCGCGCTCGGCTGGTACGCCTACCAGAGCGCGGGCAGCGTCGGCATCCTCAGCCGGTACCCGCTGACCGCCGTCACCACGCCCACCACCGCGCTGCCCGCCGCCGCGGCCACCCTGCAGCTGCCCGGCGGCCGCTCCGTCCGCTTCTGGGCCGCGCACCTGGACGAGAGCGGCTACGGGCCGTACGCCGTCCAGGACGGGCAGAGCGCGGCCGCCGTGGCGGCGGCCGAGACGGCGTCCACCCGCGGGCAGCAGGCCAGGGCGCTGGCCGCCGCCGTACAGGCCGACATCGCCACCGGGGTGCCGGTGGTGCTCGCCGCCGACCTGGCCTCCCCTCGCACCTCGACTGGACGGGGGCCGGGGCCGGCCCGCGCTCGCCTGGCCGGTGACGGTGGCCCTCCAGGGCGCCGGGCTGACCGACGCCTACCGCCGCGCGCACCCCGACCCGGTGGTCTCGCCCGGCGCCACCTGGTCGCCGACCAGGGCGGTGCGCGGCAGCAAGCCGGAGCCGCAGGACCGGATCGACCAGGTCCAGTTCGCGGGGCCGCTCGCCCTGGCGGAGGCGCACACCCTCGCCACCGGCTGGCCCCTGGCCGAGCCGAACGCCGCCGGCAACGGCTGGCCGAGCGACACCGCCGCCGCCGTCGCCACCTTCACCCTCTGAGAGGCAGTGCCATGACCCCCAGCTCAGCCGCCGCGGTTTCGTCGGCGCCACCGCCGCGGCCGGCGCGGCCGCCGCCGTCGGCCTGCCCGCGGCCGCCGCCCGGGCCGCCACCGGCGCCGCCGGGTCGATCGCCGACGTGA
- a CDS encoding SMI1/KNR4 family protein: MAELFATVAAGNRSEVAGAARSLLDLGPAHHAEVRRALDGALLRGVPVAFLRRPLTAHHPGFVAHAVALALGTLLLDPDAFLARRGEENCYDVPAAVSAAGGEYHTDLAAALWLLVEDQGRPPVLRWRAAARLALLGATERAAAERALLDLGVPDPQAGPPPLAPDEGRDAALRAAVADAWRRIEEYLAGHAPAVLDGLAGPADEAEIAEAEEALGWPLPVDFTASCRIHRAVALPGGPADGVDHADLAVLAERRDEEVEEGGWDSAEADDAIRRDWGWRPGWIPLTYDLDGSITALDLDPGRTGTVGQVIHADQGFPDHVVADGWLRVLADFAAALEAGCYRYDPARGELHRRDERP, translated from the coding sequence GTGGCGGAGCTCTTTGCGACGGTTGCCGCCGGCAACCGGTCGGAGGTCGCCGGGGCCGCCCGGTCCCTACTGGACCTCGGCCCGGCGCACCATGCCGAGGTCCGGAGGGCGCTGGACGGCGCGCTGCTGCGCGGCGTGCCGGTCGCCTTCCTGCGGCGGCCGCTGACGGCCCACCACCCCGGCTTCGTCGCGCACGCCGTCGCGCTGGCCCTCGGCACGCTCCTGCTGGATCCGGACGCGTTCCTGGCACGGCGAGGCGAGGAGAACTGCTACGACGTGCCCGCTGCGGTGTCCGCGGCGGGCGGGGAGTATCACACCGACCTGGCGGCCGCGCTGTGGCTGCTGGTCGAGGACCAGGGCCGGCCGCCCGTACTGCGGTGGCGCGCGGCCGCCCGGCTGGCGCTGCTGGGGGCGACCGAACGGGCGGCCGCCGAGCGGGCCCTGCTGGATCTCGGGGTCCCGGACCCGCAGGCCGGGCCACCGCCGCTCGCGCCGGATGAGGGCCGGGACGCTGCCCTGCGTGCCGCCGTCGCCGACGCCTGGCGTCGGATCGAGGAGTACCTCGCCGGGCATGCACCCGCCGTCCTGGACGGACTGGCCGGGCCCGCCGACGAGGCGGAGATCGCCGAGGCCGAGGAGGCCCTCGGGTGGCCACTGCCCGTGGATTTCACCGCGTCCTGCCGAATCCACCGGGCCGTCGCCCTCCCGGGAGGTCCGGCGGACGGCGTCGACCACGCCGACCTCGCGGTCCTCGCCGAGCGCCGCGACGAGGAGGTGGAGGAAGGCGGCTGGGACTCGGCCGAGGCCGACGACGCGATCCGCCGGGACTGGGGCTGGCGCCCGGGCTGGATCCCGCTCACATACGACCTGGACGGCTCGATCACTGCCCTGGACCTGGACCCGGGGCGGACCGGCACCGTCGGCCAGGTGATCCACGCGGACCAGGGCTTCCCCGACCACGTCGTGGCGGACGGCTGGCTGCGGGTGCTGGCCGACTTCGCCGCCGCCCTGGAGGCGGGGTGCTACCGCTACGATCCCGCGCGGGGCGAGCTGCACCGGCGCGACGAGCGGCCGTAG
- a CDS encoding multidrug efflux SMR transporter, giving the protein MPWLLLALAITSEVCATSLLKLTDGFSRLWPSLGVAAGYVLSFLLLGRALKHIPVSIAYAVWSGAGTAAVACIGAVFFTEPLGRAQWFGIALIIAGVLVLNLRAGR; this is encoded by the coding sequence ATGCCCTGGCTGCTGCTCGCCCTGGCCATCACCAGCGAGGTCTGCGCCACCAGCCTGCTCAAGCTCACCGACGGCTTCTCCCGCCTGTGGCCGAGCCTCGGCGTGGCCGCCGGGTACGTGCTGTCCTTCCTGCTGCTCGGCCGGGCCCTGAAACACATCCCGGTCTCGATCGCCTACGCGGTCTGGTCGGGGGCCGGCACCGCGGCGGTGGCCTGCATCGGCGCCGTCTTCTTCACCGAACCGCTGGGCCGCGCCCAGTGGTTCGGCATCGCGCTGATCATCGCCGGGGTGCTGGTGCTGAACCTCCGCGCCGGACGCTGA
- a CDS encoding HAD family phosphatase, whose product MPDTPAAVLFDMDGTLVDTEHLWWQAAAELAAELDLTLTEADLPEVLGRAVEHTAAHLHRTSGTGRDEDDLVAALNDSFAGKVAGRAVPRPGALALLAELRAAAVPTALVSASPRRVVDLVLSGLGREWFTVTLAAEDTPRTKPEPDPYLAAADRLGLDPADCVAVEDTPAGVASASAAGCAVLAVPSTVPITAAGRVTLLDSLEQADLALLGRLAAARPA is encoded by the coding sequence ATGCCCGACACTCCCGCCGCCGTCCTGTTCGACATGGACGGCACCCTCGTCGACACCGAACACCTCTGGTGGCAGGCGGCCGCCGAACTCGCCGCCGAACTCGACCTCACGCTCACCGAGGCCGACCTGCCGGAGGTGCTCGGCCGCGCCGTCGAACACACCGCCGCCCACCTGCACCGCACGAGCGGCACCGGCCGGGACGAGGACGACCTGGTGGCCGCCCTCAACGACTCCTTCGCCGGCAAGGTCGCCGGTCGCGCCGTGCCGCGGCCGGGCGCGCTCGCACTGCTGGCGGAGCTGCGCGCCGCCGCGGTGCCGACCGCCCTGGTGTCCGCCTCGCCGCGACGGGTGGTCGACCTGGTGCTGTCCGGCCTCGGCCGGGAGTGGTTCACCGTGACGCTGGCCGCCGAGGACACCCCGCGCACCAAGCCGGAGCCCGACCCCTACCTGGCCGCCGCCGACCGGCTGGGCCTCGACCCGGCCGACTGCGTCGCGGTCGAGGACACCCCGGCCGGGGTCGCCTCGGCCAGCGCGGCCGGCTGCGCGGTGCTGGCCGTCCCGTCCACCGTGCCGATCACCGCCGCCGGCCGGGTCACCCTGCTGGACAGCCTGGAACAGGCCGACCTCGCCCTGCTCGGCCGGCTCGCGGCCGCCCGGCCCGCCTGA
- a CDS encoding ABC transporter ATP-binding protein produces the protein MSTATLPAATHVAGATVEFRGLRRSFGATTALDGLDLAVQPGELLALLGPSGCGKTTALRILAGFESHDAGEVLVDGEPITSIPAHRRDAGMVFQSYSLFPHLTAADNVAFGLRMRGTGKAERRARAHELLELVGLPQHAARYPHQLSGGQQQRIALARALALKPRVLLLDEPLSALDAKVRLSLREEIRRLQQELGITTLFVTHDQEEALSMADRVAVLRAGRLEQCATPSELYARPATAFVAEFVGTMSRIPAERAGGGTVAVLGRRHAVDGALPADGPLDVLLRPENVRLAPAADGPALVTAASFLGAVTRLTVRLADGTEVKADLPTEAAAALPLGGRADISLPERPVLVDRRTAASDRA, from the coding sequence ATGAGCACCGCCACCCTGCCCGCCGCCACCCATGTGGCCGGCGCCACCGTCGAGTTCCGCGGGCTGCGCCGCAGCTTCGGGGCGACCACCGCGCTGGACGGCCTCGACCTGGCCGTGCAGCCCGGCGAACTCCTCGCCCTGCTCGGCCCGTCCGGCTGCGGCAAGACCACCGCACTGCGGATCCTGGCCGGCTTCGAGAGCCACGACGCCGGCGAGGTGCTGGTCGACGGCGAGCCGATCACCTCGATCCCCGCGCACCGCCGGGACGCCGGGATGGTCTTCCAGTCGTACAGCCTCTTCCCGCACCTGACCGCCGCCGACAACGTCGCCTTCGGGCTGCGGATGCGCGGCACCGGCAAGGCCGAACGCCGCGCCCGGGCCCACGAGCTGCTGGAGCTCGTCGGCCTGCCGCAGCACGCCGCCCGCTACCCCCACCAGCTCTCCGGCGGCCAGCAGCAGCGCATCGCGCTGGCCCGCGCGCTGGCCCTCAAGCCCCGGGTGCTGCTGCTCGACGAGCCGCTCTCCGCGCTCGACGCCAAGGTGCGGCTCAGCCTGCGCGAGGAGATCCGCCGCCTCCAGCAGGAGCTCGGCATCACCACCCTGTTCGTCACCCACGACCAGGAGGAGGCGCTCTCCATGGCCGACCGGGTCGCGGTGCTGCGGGCCGGCCGCCTGGAGCAGTGCGCGACGCCGTCCGAGCTGTACGCCCGCCCGGCCACCGCGTTCGTCGCCGAGTTCGTCGGCACGATGAGCCGGATCCCGGCCGAGCGGGCCGGCGGGGGCACCGTGGCGGTGCTCGGCCGCCGCCACGCCGTGGACGGCGCCCTGCCCGCCGACGGCCCGTTGGATGTCCTCCTCCGCCCGGAGAACGTCCGCCTCGCCCCGGCCGCGGACGGCCCCGCGCTGGTGACCGCCGCCTCCTTCCTCGGCGCCGTCACCCGGCTCACCGTGCGGCTCGCCGACGGCACCGAGGTCAAGGCCGACCTGCCGACCGAGGCCGCCGCCGCACTGCCGCTCGGCGGCCGGGCCGACATCTCCCTGCCGGAGCGCCCCGTCCTGGTCGACCGCCGCACGGCCGCGTCCGACCGGGCCTGA